A genomic stretch from Mastacembelus armatus chromosome 12, fMasArm1.2, whole genome shotgun sequence includes:
- the syk gene encoding tyrosine-protein kinase SYK: protein MADSVNTLPFFYGNITREDAEDYLRQAGMGNGLYLLRQSRNYLGGFALSVSYSGRCYHYTIEREPSEMYAIAGGKSHRNPVDVIDYHSQEMDGLVCLLKKPCNRPRNMQPKVGPFEDLKEKLIREYVKQTWNLQGAALEQAIISQRPQLEKLIATTAHEKMPWFHGIITREDSESRLQNGSRTNGKFLIRQRDTNGSYALCLLHEGQVMHYRIDRDRTGKLSIPDGKKFDTLWQLVEHYSYKPDGLLRVLTHPCQRPDGEIRLTGLPLLPQDHPGISSALQHAAGGILSKLKTVPIPGIKKGRGSRHNTTDNLNPYETRLPNNQAASKEAMPMDTEVYESPYADPDELRSSTVDRSHLFLEDGELGSGNFGTVMKGIYKMRKTEKSVAVKILKNDDNNPSVREEMLREANVMQQLDNPYIVRMIGICEAENLMLVMELAELGPLNKFLQKNKQTSIKNLTELVHQVSMGMKYLEEHNFVHRDLAARNVLLVTQHYAKISDFGLSKAVGEDQNYYKAKGHGKWPVKWYAPECINYFKFSSKSDVWSFGVLMWEAYSYGQKPYKGMKGNDVLQMIESGKRMDAPLNCPPEMYDLMRTCWEYKADIRPGFAVVEPRLREYYYDIAQ, encoded by the exons ATGGCTGACAGTGTGAATACACTGCCATTCTTCTATGGTAATATCACCAGGGAGGATGCAGAAGACTACCTGCGACAAGCAGGCATGGGAAATGGCTTGTACCTACTACGGCAAAGCCGAAACTATCTTGGGGGCTTTGCACTGTCTGTGTCATACTCAGGCCGCTGCTACCACTACACCATTGAAAGAGAACCCAGTGAAATGTATGCAATCGCTGGTGGTAAGAGCCACAGGAACCCTGTGGATGTGATTGACTACCACTCCCAAGAGATGGATGgtcttgtgtgtctgttgaaGAAGCCCTGCAACAGGCCAAGGAACATGCAGCCAAAGGTGGGGCCATTTGAGGacctgaaagaaaaactaatccGGGAATATGTAAAGCAGACCTGGAACCTGCAG gGGGCTGCTCTGGAGCAGGCCATCATCAGCCAGAGACCTCAGCTGGAGAAGCTCATTGCCACCACTGCGCATGAAAAAATGCCCTGGTTCCACGGAATAATAACACGTGAAGACTCTGAGTCCAGACTTCAAAATGGCTCCCGTACCAATGGAAAATTCCT GATTCGACAGAGAGACACGAATGGATCCTATGCTCTGTGTTTATTACACGAAGGACAGGTTATGCATTATCGCATTGACAGGGACAGGACTGGCAAGCTCTCTATCCCAGATGGCAAGAAGTTTGACACCCTGTGGCAG ctggtGGAGCACTACTCATACAAACCAGATGGCCTGTTGCGAGTGCTTACACACCCCTGTCAAAGACCTGATGGAGAAATTA GACTGACAGGACTGCCACTACTCCCACAGGACCATCCTGGAATTAGTTCTGCCCtt CAACATGCAGCAGGTGGAATTCTCTCCAAGCTCAAAACTGTTCCCATTCCCGGCATAAAAAAG GGACGGGGATCTCGACATAACACCACAGATAATCTCAATCCTTACGAAACCAGGTTGCCCAATAATCAAGCAGCCAGCAAAG AGGCCATGCCAATGGACACAGAGGTATATGAGAGTCCTTATGCAGATCCAGATGAACTTAGGAGTTCCACGGTGGATCGCAGCCACCTCTTCTTGGAGGATGGAGAACTGGGCTCTGGGAACTTTGGTACAGTCATGAAGGGCATCTACAAGATGAGAAA GACAGAAAAGTCAGTTGCAGTCAAAATTCTGAAGAATGATGATAATAACCCATCAGTACGTGAGGAAATGCTGCGAGAAGCCAATGTCATGCAGCAGCTGGACAATCCTTATATTGTTCGAATGATCGGTATCTGTGAGGCTGAAAACCTTATGCTGGTCATGGAACTGGCTGAGTTGGGACCACTCAACAAGttcctgcagaaaaacaa GCAAACATCCATAAAGAACCTCACAGAGCTGGTCCACCAGGTGTCTATGGGGATGAAATACCTGGAAGAGCATAACTTTGTCCACAGGGACCTTGCTGCGAGAAATGTACTACTGGTTACACAGCACTATGCCAAAATCAGTGACTTCGGCCTCTCTAAAGCTGTTGGGGAGGATCAAAACTACTACAAG GCCAAGGGTCACGGGAAGTGGCCAGTGAAATGGTATGCTCCTGAGTGTATAAATTACTTCAAATTTTCTTCCAAAAGTGATGTATGGAGCTTTGGGGTACTCATGTGGGAGGCCTACTCCTATGGCCAGAAACCATACAAg GGAATGAAAGGAAACGATGTCCTGCAGATGATTGAAAGTGGAAAGCGCATGGATGCCCCATTGAACTGTCCACCTGAAATGTACGACCTCATGAGGACTTGCTGGGAATACAA GGCAGATATAAGGCCTGGATTTGCAGTTGTTGAGCCAAGACTACGAGAGTATTATTATGACATTgcacagtga